One stretch of Prunus persica cultivar Lovell chromosome G1, Prunus_persica_NCBIv2, whole genome shotgun sequence DNA includes these proteins:
- the LOC109946632 gene encoding uncharacterized protein LOC109946632, which translates to MACKAKLMIPEDEKYEGKPFAPSHTRTAITTIKAKFNTQQLQRFEGSCFGHLLLIEDLKWNSQIVHGLLMRKADPKTVTQVNGIKFIVGNKLIQFTAQHFCLITGLRFGKLPFIPKVTNENCSLKRKYFSSNKPATLSDLHTAFIECTDDEDALKLGMVYFAIFVLLGSEKHVLIDMRYLKLAEDLEEFDKYPWGAVSYAMTNASLLRAVCAEYQRVKVPQKRKMPKQSGKRAQTRRRSGRPREYIIRGFGFTLQMNTYPAMC; encoded by the coding sequence ATGGCTTGTAAAGCAAAGCTTATGATTCCTGAGGATGAGAAGTACGAAGGAAAGCCATTTGCCCCTTCACACACAAGGACCGCCATTACAACAATAAAGGCGAAGTTCAATACGCAGCAGTTACAGAGGTTCGAGGGaagttgttttggtcatctATTACTGATAGAGGACCTGAAGTGGAATTCACAAATTGTCCACGGCTTGTTGATGAGGAAGGCTGATCCTAAGACAGTTACACAAGTGAACGGGATAAAATTCATTGTGGGTAACAAGTTGATACAATTCACAGCCCAACACTTTTGCCTCATCACTGGGCTAAGGTTTGGAAAGCTCCCTTTCATTCCGAAGGTGACAAATGAAAACTGCTCGTTGAAGCGAAAATACTTCAGCAGCAATAAACCTGCCACCCTTTCGGACCTACACACCGCCTTCATCGAGTGCACAGATGATGAGGATGCGTTAAAGCTTGGAATGGTCTATTTTGCCATTTTTGTGCTATTGGGTAGTGAAAAGCATGTGCTTATTGACATGCGCTATTTGAAGTTGGCTGAAGACCTAGAGGAGTTTGACAAGTATCCATGGGGCGCAGTGTCATATGCAATGACAAATGCTTCACTGTTGAGGGCAGTTTGTGCTGAATACCAACGAGTGAAAGtgccccaaaaaagaaaaatgcccaAACAAAGTGGAAAGAGAGCGCAGACAAGAAGGCGAAGTGGTAGACCAAGAGAGTACATCATAAGGGGGTTTGGCTTCACTCTTCAGATGAACACATATCCAGCAATGTGTTAG